The DNA sequence CTGGTCGATGGCGATGTCGACGAGCACGCTGCCCGGCTTCATCCGGGCGACCAGCTCGTTGGAGATCAGCTTCGGGGCCTTCGCGCCGGGCACCAGCACCGCGCCGATGACCAGGTCCGCGTCGAGCACGGCCCGCTCGATCTCGTACGCGTTGGAGGCCACGGTCTGCAGGTGGCCCCGGTAGATGGCGTCGGCGGAGCGCAGCCGGGCCACGTTCTTGTCCAGCAGCAGCACCTCGGACTGGAGGCCGAGCGCGATGGCGGCGGCGTTCAGGCCGGACACGCCCGCGCCGATGACCACGGTCTTGGCCGCGTACACGCCGGAGACGCCGCCGGGCAGCACGCCCCGCCCGCCGCCGGTGCGCATCATGTAGAACGCGCCGACCTGGGGGGCGAGCCGGCCGGCCACCTCGGACATCGGGGCGAGCAGCGGCAGCGACCGGTCCGGCAGCTCGACCGTCTCGTACGCGATGCCGGTGACCTTCCGGTCGACGAGCGCGTCGGTGCACTCGCGGGAGGCGGCCAGGTGCAGGTAGGTGAAGAGCACCTGCCCCTCGCGCATGCGGGGGTACTCCTCGGCGATCGGTTCCTTGACCTTGAGCACCAGCTCGGCGGTGTCCCAG is a window from the Micromonospora sp. DSM 45708 genome containing:
- the ald gene encoding alanine dehydrogenase, with the translated sequence MKVGIPREVKNHEYRVAITPAGVNEFTRHGHEVFVEAGAGVGSSITDEEFAAAGAKILATADEVWDTAELVLKVKEPIAEEYPRMREGQVLFTYLHLAASRECTDALVDRKVTGIAYETVELPDRSLPLLAPMSEVAGRLAPQVGAFYMMRTGGGRGVLPGGVSGVYAAKTVVIGAGVSGLNAAAIALGLQSEVLLLDKNVARLRSADAIYRGHLQTVASNAYEIERAVLDADLVIGAVLVPGAKAPKLISNELVARMKPGSVLVDIAIDQGGCFEDSRPTTHADPVYKVHDSIFYCVANMPGAVPNTSTYALTNVTLPYALELANQGWRKALRGDPALALGLNTHDGRVVYGPVAEAHGMDVLPLAEVLS